Proteins encoded by one window of Vibrio rumoiensis:
- a CDS encoding HlyD family secretion protein yields MIGRGGLVSIFLASLLIGCTPSEPTQASGTLERERISLLATEGEIIVARPIAEGSLVKQGQVLLQLDNKNQQARVAKAKAELMQAKANLTKILNGERAEDIDAAKANLANSKAKLTDAQKHYRRISELVTKKLVSVAERDNALAERDAAQASYDSSYQIWQRMTKGSRVEDIDAAQAQFAAAKAQFVLERHKLGELTIKATRNGILDSLPYQLGERVPQHAVVAIVQANSRPYARVYIPEPYKYKVHVGALLPVHVDGVASVMQGKVRWSSVEPAFTPYRNMTEDDRSRLVYLTEIDLPESADSLPSGIPLQVDLEAK; encoded by the coding sequence ATGATTGGTCGCGGCGGTCTTGTATCCATATTTTTAGCCTCGCTATTAATTGGTTGTACTCCCTCTGAGCCAACTCAAGCCTCTGGCACGTTAGAGAGAGAGCGCATTAGCTTATTGGCGACAGAGGGGGAAATCATCGTTGCACGGCCAATCGCGGAAGGCAGCTTGGTTAAACAGGGGCAAGTCCTGTTGCAATTAGACAATAAAAACCAACAGGCGAGAGTTGCGAAAGCAAAGGCCGAGTTGATGCAAGCCAAAGCAAATCTAACCAAAATATTAAATGGTGAGCGGGCGGAAGATATTGACGCAGCAAAGGCCAATTTAGCGAATAGCAAAGCGAAACTTACGGATGCTCAAAAACACTATCGCCGGATCTCAGAATTAGTCACCAAGAAGTTGGTTTCGGTGGCTGAACGGGATAATGCGTTAGCTGAACGGGATGCAGCTCAAGCCAGTTATGACTCCAGCTATCAAATATGGCAAAGAATGACCAAGGGAAGCCGAGTGGAAGATATCGATGCGGCGCAGGCTCAATTCGCGGCGGCTAAAGCTCAATTTGTTCTTGAGCGCCACAAACTAGGTGAGCTCACCATCAAAGCCACTCGAAACGGTATATTAGACTCCTTACCCTATCAGCTTGGTGAGCGGGTTCCTCAGCATGCAGTTGTGGCGATTGTGCAAGCAAACTCTCGCCCCTACGCACGAGTGTATATCCCTGAACCATACAAGTATAAAGTCCATGTTGGTGCGCTATTACCTGTGCATGTGGATGGCGTTGCGTCGGTGATGCAAGGCAAGGTTCGTTGGAGTTCGGTGGAACCAGCCTTTACCCCCTATCGTAATATGACGGAGGACGATCGTTCACGTTTGGTGTATTTAACTGAAATTGATTTACCAGAATCCGCTGATTCCTTACCCTCTGGAATTCCTCTGCAAGTGGATTTGGAGGCGAAGTAA